In one Bufo gargarizans isolate SCDJY-AF-19 chromosome 11, ASM1485885v1, whole genome shotgun sequence genomic region, the following are encoded:
- the LOC122921541 gene encoding zinc finger protein OZF-like isoform X1, which produces MLFSSRKSRLRSVRMRKLKKRTSLRNAPAKAKKTSLKTVAGFEDIAVYFSREEWASLEEGQKELYRQVMMDNYQTFYTLGHRNKKPTLILRLEQGKDPSVKGWGGHFKAQDTSSNQTDELHTSLFTPDGLAVEGIRLVDDLEGEPDVPLKEESLTVKRRYNFRDRVEVAYSVFFDDEIRELKRKKGLRTKLNCDKIEPMVCGLYSCSECGKKYKQKSTLVQHQKLHTGVSCFVCMKCDKCFTQRSNLIRHERSHAVKRPFACPDCEKCFSDSSALHKHQRIHSGLKPYKCSECDKTFSISNYLIVHQRVHTGEKPYVCDRCGKCFAQSSALITHSRVHTGIKPYGCIECGKGFTTSSHLITHQRTHTGERPYPCEECGMAFKHSTHLVLHRRRHTGEKPFSCDKCRKKFSQKTHFYKHQQRHHEDE; this is translated from the exons ATGTTGTTTAGCAGTAG GAAGTCCAGGTTAAGGAGCGTGAGGATGAGGAAGTTAAAGAAGAGGACCTCATTGAGGAATGCTCCTGCCAAGGCAAAGAAAACATCTCTAAAG ACTGTGGCAGGGTTCGAAGACATTGCGGTGTATTTCTCGAGGGAAGAATGGGCGTCTTTAGAAGAAGGACAGAAGGAGCTTTATCGACAGGTCATGATGGATAATTACCAAACTTTCTACACTTTAG GTCACCGTAATAAAAAACCCACATTAATATTACGCCTTGAACAAGGAAAAGACCCATCAGTAAAAGGCTGGGGAGGGCATTTCAAAGCACAAG ATACCTCCAGCAACCAAACGGATGAGCTGCATACCTCACTGTTTACACCTGATGGATTGGCCGTAGAAGGGATACGTTTGGTTGATGACTTAGAAGGAGAACCTGATGTTCCACTTAAAGAGGAGAGTCTGACCGTCAAGCGTCGATACAACTTCCGAGACCGTGTTGAAGTAGCATACTCTGTGTTTTTTGACGATGAGATAAGAGAGCTTAAGAGGAAGAAAGGTTTACGAACCAAGTTAAACTGCGATAAAATAGAGCCAATGGTCTGCGGACTATACTCTTGTAGTGAATGTGGCAAAAAATATAAGCAGAAGTCCACCCTGGTCCAACACCAAAAATTGCACACTGGAGTGTCATGCTTCGTCTGTATGAAATGTGATAAGTGTTTCACACAAAGGTCTAATCTTATAAGACACGAAAGAAGCCATGCTGTGAAGAGACCATTTGCCTGTCCTGACTGTGAGAAATGTTTCAGTGATTCCTCTGCTTTGCATAAGCATCAGAGAATTCATTCGGGACTCAAGCCATATAAATGTTCGGAATGTGACAAAACTTTCAGCATCAGTAATTACCTAATTGTTCACCAGAGAGTCCACACGGGGGAGAAACCTTACGTTTGTGACAGGTGTGGGAAGTGTTTTGCACAAAGTTCTGCGCTCATCACACATTCAAGAGTACATACCGGTATAAAACCTTACGGTTGTATCGAATGTGGAAAGGGGTTCACAACTAGTTCTCACCTTATCACTCACCAAAGGACCCATACTGGAGAAAGACCGTATCCATGTGAAGAATGTGGGATGGCCTTCAAACACAGCACCCATCTTGTGTTACACAGACGTAGACACACCGGGGAGAAGCCATTCAGCTGTGATAAATGCAGAAAAAAGTTTTCTCAGAAAACCCATTTCTATAAACACCAGCAACGACATCATGAAGATGAATGA
- the LOC122921541 gene encoding protein ZNF783-like isoform X2 yields MLFSSRKSRLRSVRMRKLKKRTSLRNAPAKAKKTSLKTVAGFEDIAVYFSREEWASLEEGQKELYRQVMMDNYQTFYTLGHRNKKPTLILRLEQGKDPSVKGWGGHFKAQGASVTPPTNAIM; encoded by the exons ATGTTGTTTAGCAGTAG GAAGTCCAGGTTAAGGAGCGTGAGGATGAGGAAGTTAAAGAAGAGGACCTCATTGAGGAATGCTCCTGCCAAGGCAAAGAAAACATCTCTAAAG ACTGTGGCAGGGTTCGAAGACATTGCGGTGTATTTCTCGAGGGAAGAATGGGCGTCTTTAGAAGAAGGACAGAAGGAGCTTTATCGACAGGTCATGATGGATAATTACCAAACTTTCTACACTTTAG GTCACCGTAATAAAAAACCCACATTAATATTACGCCTTGAACAAGGAAAAGACCCATCAGTAAAAGGCTGGGGAGGGCATTTCAAAGCACAAG GAGCTTCTGTAACTCCTCCAACTAATG CAATCATGTGA